From Acinetobacter lwoffii, a single genomic window includes:
- a CDS encoding chemotaxis protein CheW — translation MAANGFIELLRIAKRGNKNYVSNGNEVNRWSGIAFEMMGQYFVAPLGEVSEVIYPPEYTPVPKTQAWVLGLANIRGRLLSVSDLTQYVSGQSSQFSPTQKVLCINHNDQYVGLVVDQVLGIQHFNKKSFFSKKSELDKNLQEYCQGFFHQHNQQWHVFLFSRLLQNPKFMNASIKFIN, via the coding sequence ATGGCAGCAAATGGATTTATCGAATTGCTTCGCATTGCGAAACGGGGGAATAAAAACTACGTTTCCAATGGCAATGAAGTTAACCGATGGTCGGGCATTGCTTTTGAGATGATGGGGCAATATTTTGTTGCCCCGCTGGGGGAAGTATCAGAAGTGATTTATCCCCCAGAATATACGCCGGTACCCAAGACACAAGCATGGGTGTTGGGTCTGGCGAATATCCGGGGAAGACTGTTATCGGTTTCTGATCTGACGCAGTATGTATCAGGGCAGAGCAGTCAATTTTCACCGACTCAAAAAGTATTATGCATCAACCATAATGACCAGTATGTGGGTTTGGTCGTAGATCAAGTTTTGGGTATACAACATTTCAATAAGAAAAGTTTCTTTTCGAAGAAATCTGAATTGGATAAAAACTTACAAGAATATTGTCAGGGGTTTTTCCATCAGCACAACCAGCAGTGGCATGTGTTTTTATTCAGTCGTCTGTTGCAAAATCCAAAATTTATGAACGCATCTATAAAATTTATAAATTAA
- a CDS encoding response regulator, with protein MARILIVDDSPTETFRFREILSKHGFEVIEAANGADGVTMAQAELPDLVLMDVVMPGVNGFQATRQIARGATTKHIPIVIVSTKDQATDRVWGKRQGAADYLTKPVDEKQLIDVIKQHLNAG; from the coding sequence ATGGCACGTATCCTAATTGTGGATGACTCACCGACAGAAACTTTTCGCTTTAGAGAGATTCTTTCTAAACACGGCTTTGAGGTGATTGAAGCAGCAAATGGCGCAGATGGCGTCACCATGGCACAGGCAGAATTGCCGGACCTAGTCCTGATGGATGTGGTTATGCCGGGCGTGAATGGTTTTCAGGCGACCCGCCAGATTGCACGTGGTGCAACGACCAAACATATTCCAATCGTGATTGTGAGTACTAAGGATCAGGCCACTGACCGTGTATGGGGCAAGCGTCAAGGCGCAGCGGATTATCTAACAAAACCAGTCGATGAAAAACAATTAATAGATGTAATTAAGCAGCACCTCAATGCAGGATAA
- the pilG gene encoding twitching motility response regulator PilG: MDDKFQNLKIMVIDDSKTIRRTAETLLQREGYEVITAVDGFEALSKIAEANPDIVFVDIMMPRLDGYQTCALIKNSQNYQNIPVIMLSSKDGLFDQAKGRVVGSDEYLTKPFSKDELLNAIRNHISA, encoded by the coding sequence ATGGACGATAAATTCCAAAATCTAAAAATTATGGTTATTGATGACTCAAAGACCATTCGTCGTACTGCGGAAACTCTTCTTCAACGCGAAGGTTATGAGGTCATTACTGCAGTAGACGGTTTTGAGGCTTTGTCAAAAATTGCCGAAGCAAATCCAGATATCGTTTTTGTAGATATTATGATGCCGCGCCTGGATGGTTATCAAACCTGCGCCTTAATCAAAAACTCTCAGAATTACCAGAATATTCCTGTGATTATGCTATCGAGTAAAGATGGCTTATTTGATCAGGCCAAAGGTCGTGTCGTGGGTTCAGATGAATACCTGACTAAACCTTTTAGTAAAGATGAATTGCTCAATGCAATCCGTAACCATATTAGTGCTTAA
- a CDS encoding efflux RND transporter periplasmic adaptor subunit, protein MQTAPHSHDLNMPSPRSILIMSALCLNMFLVACDKNEPVQQTETAKSIEVIPQDLVAVQSGNSVQKTAFTGTIRAVNQSSIQSQVSATATSVNAQVGQTVAKGQVLVRLNNQDNAARLAQARANLASTQAQANQAHNMMQRKKRLLDQGFISKVEYEQSQVDYQAQLENVRAQQANVDIAQKADRDGTMTSPISGVITQRQVEPGQTVAIGQTLFEIVDPKRLEIQARVPSDLQSGLRLGSQVEYNIQGNPNRLTAVISRISPIADQASRQIEFFATPNETIPSLSIGSFVEGNILSSQQISGQLIPLDTIQDIQNKPYVWIIRQNKIIKVNVQVLEQRYSDNIAVVQGLENSDQVSRVKFSEADLQKTVTLRAN, encoded by the coding sequence ATGCAAACTGCACCGCATTCTCATGATTTAAATATGCCTTCCCCGCGCTCTATCCTGATCATGAGTGCACTTTGCTTAAATATGTTTTTAGTGGCTTGTGATAAAAATGAACCCGTACAGCAAACCGAAACAGCCAAATCCATTGAAGTCATTCCTCAAGATCTAGTTGCAGTTCAATCTGGCAATTCAGTTCAAAAAACCGCATTCACCGGCACCATTCGTGCAGTCAATCAAAGCAGCATACAGTCACAGGTCTCTGCTACTGCCACCAGCGTAAACGCACAGGTAGGTCAAACAGTTGCCAAGGGACAAGTGCTGGTACGCCTGAATAATCAGGACAATGCAGCTCGTCTGGCACAGGCGCGTGCGAATCTGGCCTCAACTCAAGCGCAAGCCAATCAGGCGCACAACATGATGCAGCGTAAAAAGCGTCTGCTCGATCAGGGGTTTATTTCAAAAGTAGAATATGAACAAAGTCAGGTCGATTATCAGGCCCAGCTTGAAAATGTCCGCGCCCAGCAAGCCAATGTCGATATTGCCCAGAAAGCCGATCGTGATGGCACCATGACCAGTCCGATCAGTGGCGTGATTACGCAACGTCAGGTTGAACCGGGTCAAACCGTTGCCATTGGACAAACCCTGTTTGAAATTGTCGATCCGAAACGGCTGGAAATTCAAGCACGCGTACCTAGTGATCTGCAATCAGGTTTAAGACTGGGCAGTCAGGTCGAATACAACATTCAAGGTAATCCAAATCGGCTCACTGCCGTAATTAGCCGGATTTCCCCCATTGCAGATCAGGCCAGTCGCCAGATCGAATTCTTTGCCACGCCGAATGAAACCATTCCTTCGCTAAGTATCGGCTCCTTCGTTGAAGGCAACATTCTGAGTTCACAACAGATTTCTGGCCAGCTGATTCCATTAGATACTATTCAAGACATTCAGAATAAACCTTATGTCTGGATAATACGCCAGAATAAAATTATCAAAGTCAATGTTCAGGTACTAGAACAGCGTTATAGCGACAACATTGCCGTGGTTCAAGGACTAGAAAATAGTGATCAGGTCAGCCGGGTTAAGTTTAGCGAAGCCGATCTGCAAAAAACTGTCACCCTTCGCGCCAACTAA
- a CDS encoding efflux RND transporter permease subunit, which translates to MWFTRISVKYPVFTIMMMFCLMVLGLASWQRMGVEEFPDVDFPFVVIYTNYPGASPETVESEITKKLEDQINTISGLKQVISQSSEGLSIITTEFNLDVTSTTAAQDVRDKIASVTAEFRDEIQEPIVERYDPTANAVMSIVFESDNMDVKALSSYLDQRIVPQLRTVPGVGTVNLLGDAQRQIRIQVEPQKLQAFGIGVDSVINTLKAENIEVPGGTLKSGNSELVIEINSKVLHPLAFGDLVIANKNGVPIFLRQVANIQDSQAELESAAFLNGKTAVAIDILRSSDANVIEVVDKSYAALESIEAQLPQGTTLQVVVDSSKSIRGTIGDVARTIIEGAVLAVLIVLLFLGSFRSTVITGLTLPIALLGTLTFIWAFGFSINMMTLLALSLSIGLLIDDAIVVRENIVRHADMGKDHVTAALDGTKEIGLPVLATTLTIVAVFLPVAFMGGIIGRFFYQFGVTVSMAVLISMFVSFTLDPMLSAHWAEKKKDPNKKPGRVKRFFSWISGKLDNLSHVYEKLLKLALRFRLITLMIAVASLFGALGLSKLIGTEFVPVPDKGEIRIKFETPVDSSLEYSQAKLQQVDQIIRQHPDVKATYGVINGATDRGKNHVSLRVTVTPRTEREKTLNDLNNEFRQRLQSVAGISITSVASADETVSGGQKPIMISIKGPDLDELQKISDRFMTEMAKINGIVDLETSLKEPKPTLDVQINRVLASDLGLSVNQIANVVRPLIAGDDVTTWQDEKGETYDVNLRLTEDQRSLPSDLQNMYITSNKTDANNQPILVPLSSVAKFEEKLGASQINRRDLAREVLVEANTSGRPAGDIGTDISRLQENFDMPPGYSFDTQGSNADMAESAGYALTAITLSIVFIYIVLGSQFNSFIHPAAIMASLPLSLIGVFLALFLFNSTMNLFSIIGIIMLMGLVTKNAILLIDFIKKAMDRGEDRYDAIIAAGKTRLRPILMTTSAMVMGMVPLSLGLGEGGEQSAPMAHAVIGGVITSTLLTLVVVPVIFTYLDDFKNFMLRQARKIMA; encoded by the coding sequence ATGTGGTTTACCCGAATTAGTGTGAAGTATCCGGTTTTCACCATCATGATGATGTTCTGTTTGATGGTACTGGGACTGGCTTCCTGGCAGCGGATGGGCGTTGAAGAATTTCCTGATGTCGATTTCCCTTTTGTGGTGATCTATACCAACTATCCGGGCGCTTCTCCGGAAACGGTTGAATCGGAAATCACCAAGAAACTCGAAGATCAGATCAATACCATTTCCGGTTTGAAACAGGTGATTTCCCAGTCCAGTGAAGGCCTGTCCATCATCACCACTGAATTTAATCTGGATGTGACATCTACCACAGCAGCTCAGGACGTGCGGGATAAAATCGCTTCTGTAACTGCTGAATTTCGTGATGAGATTCAGGAGCCGATTGTAGAACGTTATGACCCGACGGCGAATGCGGTAATGTCGATCGTATTTGAATCCGACAATATGGATGTGAAAGCGCTCAGTTCCTATCTGGATCAGCGAATTGTGCCACAATTGCGTACAGTCCCGGGCGTCGGAACGGTCAACCTGCTGGGTGATGCGCAGCGCCAGATCCGGATTCAGGTGGAACCACAAAAACTACAAGCCTTTGGCATTGGTGTGGACAGTGTGATTAACACCTTAAAGGCCGAGAATATTGAAGTCCCGGGGGGGACGCTTAAATCGGGTAATTCGGAACTGGTCATTGAAATCAATTCCAAAGTACTGCATCCCCTCGCCTTCGGCGATCTGGTTATTGCCAATAAAAACGGCGTACCGATTTTCCTCAGACAAGTGGCCAATATTCAAGACAGTCAGGCAGAGCTGGAATCGGCTGCCTTTTTGAATGGTAAAACCGCAGTGGCAATTGATATTTTGCGCAGTTCAGATGCAAACGTCATTGAAGTAGTCGACAAGAGCTATGCAGCTTTAGAAAGTATTGAGGCGCAGCTTCCACAAGGTACCACTTTACAAGTGGTGGTGGACTCCTCCAAAAGTATCCGCGGCACCATTGGTGATGTAGCCCGAACCATTATTGAAGGTGCGGTACTGGCTGTGCTGATTGTCCTACTGTTCCTGGGTTCTTTCCGCTCCACAGTAATCACCGGTTTAACCCTACCAATTGCTCTTTTGGGCACCTTAACCTTTATCTGGGCCTTTGGCTTTAGCATCAATATGATGACTTTGCTGGCGCTGTCCTTGAGTATTGGTCTGCTGATCGATGACGCAATTGTAGTACGTGAAAACATTGTCCGGCATGCCGACATGGGCAAAGACCATGTCACTGCCGCGCTCGATGGCACAAAAGAAATTGGCTTACCCGTGCTGGCCACGACACTGACCATTGTTGCCGTATTCCTGCCTGTGGCCTTTATGGGCGGAATTATTGGCCGTTTCTTCTACCAGTTCGGGGTCACGGTAAGTATGGCCGTTCTGATCTCGATGTTTGTCAGCTTTACCCTGGATCCTATGCTCTCTGCACACTGGGCAGAAAAGAAAAAAGATCCGAATAAAAAACCAGGTCGGGTGAAACGTTTCTTTAGCTGGATCTCCGGCAAGCTGGACAACTTAAGCCATGTCTATGAAAAATTATTAAAACTGGCATTGCGCTTCAGATTGATTACCTTAATGATTGCTGTGGCTTCATTATTTGGTGCTCTGGGTTTATCCAAACTGATCGGCACCGAATTTGTACCGGTTCCCGATAAAGGTGAAATCCGGATCAAGTTTGAAACACCGGTCGATTCATCGCTTGAATATTCTCAGGCCAAACTCCAGCAGGTTGATCAGATTATTCGTCAGCATCCGGATGTCAAAGCCACCTATGGGGTGATTAATGGCGCAACCGACCGCGGTAAAAACCATGTCAGTTTACGGGTGACCGTGACGCCGCGTACCGAACGTGAAAAGACCCTGAATGACTTAAATAATGAATTTCGCCAGCGCCTGCAATCGGTTGCAGGAATCAGCATTACCTCGGTGGCATCCGCCGATGAAACCGTTTCTGGTGGCCAGAAGCCAATCATGATTTCGATCAAAGGCCCGGATCTGGATGAACTGCAAAAAATTTCTGATCGCTTTATGACGGAAATGGCGAAAATTAATGGCATTGTCGATCTGGAAACTTCATTAAAAGAACCCAAGCCAACTCTTGATGTACAGATTAATCGCGTCTTGGCCAGTGATTTAGGTTTATCAGTCAATCAGATTGCCAATGTAGTGCGTCCGCTGATTGCCGGTGATGATGTCACGACCTGGCAGGATGAAAAAGGTGAAACCTATGATGTGAATCTGCGCCTGACCGAAGACCAGCGCAGCTTGCCTAGCGATTTACAGAATATGTATATCACCTCAAATAAAACCGATGCCAATAATCAACCAATTCTGGTTCCGCTTTCGAGCGTGGCCAAATTTGAAGAAAAACTCGGTGCCTCGCAGATTAATCGACGTGATCTGGCACGTGAAGTGCTGGTCGAGGCCAATACCTCAGGACGTCCTGCAGGCGATATCGGGACAGATATCAGTCGCTTGCAAGAAAATTTCGATATGCCACCAGGCTATAGTTTCGACACTCAAGGCTCCAATGCCGACATGGCAGAATCCGCAGGCTATGCCTTGACCGCGATTACCCTATCGATTGTATTTATCTATATTGTTCTCGGTTCGCAGTTCAACAGCTTTATCCATCCTGCAGCAATTATGGCCTCACTGCCATTGTCGCTCATTGGCGTGTTTCTGGCCTTGTTCCTGTTTAACTCGACCATGAACCTGTTTTCGATTATCGGCATTATCATGCTGATGGGACTGGTGACCAAGAATGCGATTCTGCTGATCGACTTTATCAAGAAGGCCATGGATCGCGGTGAAGACCGTTATGATGCGATCATTGCCGCGGGTAAAACCCGTCTGCGTCCAATTTTGATGACCACCAGCGCGATGGTCATGGGCATGGTGCCACTTTCCCTAGGACTAGGTGAAGGTGGAGAACAAAGTGCACCGATGGCGCATGCGGTGATTGGCGGGGTGATTACCTCTACCCTGCTGACCTTGGTGGTGGTGCCGGTGATCTTTACTTACCTGGATGACTTTAAGAATTTTATGCTGCGTCAGGCACGTAAAATCATGGCATAA
- a CDS encoding proline--tRNA ligase, with amino-acid sequence MRASRFLFATLRETPNDAEVISHQLMLRAGMIRKLASGLYTWLPMGVRVLNKVEAIVREEMDKVGSLQVYMPVTQPASLWEESGRYVQYGPELLRFNDRHGNPFVLGPTHEEVITDLARNELKSYKQLPANFYQVQTKFRDEIRPRFGVMRSREFIMKDAYSFHANQESLQQTYDDMYAAYCKIFTRLGLNFRPVQADTGSIGGSGSHEFHVLASSGEDDIAFSTESDYAANIEMAEAVLVGERAAPIQELKLVDTPNQKTIADVSAFLGTNPAHSVKALLVQGVATEEGQDAPVVALFLRGDHELNEIKAEKHPLIAAPLTFATEEQLQALGLTAGFVGPQGLIEKGLTVIVDRAASVLSDFVAGANEADKHATGVNWERDAKYSEVYDLRNVVEGDPSPDGKGTLQIKRGIEVGHIFQLGQKYSEALGCKVLGEDGKPFTVTMGCYGIGVTRVVASAIEQNFDEKGIIWPTAIAPFEVAIVPMNAHKSPRTLEAAEALYAELQAAGFDVLLDDRNERPGVKFSDLELTGIPHRIVIGEKGLDAGTFEYKGRRDADSVNISKEELLAKIAK; translated from the coding sequence ATGCGCGCGAGTCGCTTTTTATTTGCAACGTTAAGAGAAACCCCGAACGATGCTGAGGTTATATCCCATCAGCTGATGCTTCGTGCCGGTATGATTCGTAAGTTGGCTTCAGGTCTATACACCTGGTTGCCGATGGGCGTTCGCGTATTAAATAAAGTTGAAGCGATCGTTCGCGAAGAAATGGACAAAGTCGGTTCACTTCAGGTCTATATGCCGGTGACTCAACCTGCATCTTTGTGGGAAGAATCAGGTCGTTATGTACAATACGGCCCTGAACTTTTACGCTTCAACGACCGCCATGGCAACCCATTTGTTCTGGGGCCGACGCATGAAGAAGTGATCACCGACCTTGCACGTAACGAATTAAAAAGCTACAAGCAATTGCCTGCAAACTTCTACCAGGTACAAACCAAATTCCGTGACGAAATTCGTCCACGTTTTGGCGTAATGCGTTCACGTGAATTCATCATGAAAGATGCCTACTCTTTCCATGCTAACCAGGAATCACTACAACAAACCTACGACGACATGTATGCAGCCTACTGCAAAATCTTCACCCGTCTTGGTTTAAATTTCCGTCCAGTACAAGCAGATACCGGCTCAATTGGTGGTTCAGGTTCTCATGAATTCCACGTTTTGGCTTCAAGCGGTGAAGATGATATCGCCTTCTCGACTGAATCTGACTATGCAGCCAATATTGAAATGGCAGAAGCAGTACTTGTCGGTGAGCGTGCGGCACCGATACAAGAACTCAAACTGGTAGATACACCAAATCAAAAAACCATTGCAGATGTATCAGCATTCTTGGGTACGAACCCTGCTCATTCAGTAAAAGCCTTATTGGTTCAAGGTGTTGCGACTGAAGAAGGTCAAGATGCACCTGTGGTTGCTTTATTCCTTCGTGGTGATCACGAACTGAATGAAATTAAAGCTGAAAAACATCCTTTAATTGCTGCACCTTTGACATTTGCTACTGAAGAACAACTTCAAGCACTTGGCTTAACTGCTGGCTTTGTTGGTCCTCAAGGTCTGATTGAAAAAGGCTTAACTGTTATTGTTGACCGTGCAGCTTCTGTACTGTCTGACTTTGTAGCGGGTGCTAATGAAGCTGACAAGCATGCGACAGGTGTAAACTGGGAGCGTGATGCGAAGTATTCTGAAGTGTATGACCTACGTAATGTAGTTGAAGGTGATCCGTCTCCAGATGGTAAAGGTACCCTTCAAATCAAACGTGGTATCGAAGTCGGTCATATCTTCCAATTAGGTCAGAAATACTCTGAAGCTTTGGGCTGTAAAGTCTTGGGTGAAGATGGCAAGCCATTTACTGTGACAATGGGTTGTTATGGTATTGGCGTGACGCGTGTGGTGGCTTCTGCAATCGAGCAGAACTTTGATGAGAAAGGCATTATCTGGCCAACTGCCATTGCACCGTTTGAAGTTGCCATTGTGCCGATGAATGCCCATAAATCGCCACGCACATTAGAAGCTGCTGAAGCTCTTTATGCTGAATTACAAGCTGCAGGTTTTGACGTGTTACTTGATGACCGTAACGAACGTCCGGGCGTGAAATTCTCTGATCTTGAGTTAACAGGTATTCCACATCGTATTGTGATTGGTGAAAAAGGTCTGGATGCAGGTACGTTTGAATATAAAGGCCGCCGTGATGCTGATTCAGTCAATATCTCGAAAGAAGAATTATTGGCAAAGATTGCTAAATAA
- the dcd gene encoding dCTP deaminase, with amino-acid sequence MAIKSDRWIREMSEKHGMIEPYAENQVRLDENGQKLISYGVSSYGYDVRCAREFKVFTNVHSAIVDPKNFDERSFIDIESDVCIIPPNSFALARTIEYFRIPRNVLTVCLGKSTYARCGIIVNVTPLEPEWEGHVTLEFSNTTNLPARIYAGEGVAQMLFFESDEVCETSYKDRGGKYQGQTGVTLPKT; translated from the coding sequence ATGGCAATTAAGTCTGATCGTTGGATTCGCGAAATGAGCGAAAAACACGGCATGATTGAACCGTATGCAGAAAACCAGGTACGTTTGGATGAAAATGGTCAAAAGCTGATTTCGTATGGCGTATCCAGCTATGGTTATGACGTGCGTTGTGCACGTGAATTTAAAGTATTCACCAATGTGCATTCTGCAATTGTCGATCCGAAGAACTTTGATGAACGCAGCTTTATTGATATCGAGTCGGATGTCTGTATCATTCCGCCTAACTCGTTTGCTTTGGCGCGTACTATCGAATATTTCCGCATTCCACGTAATGTCTTGACCGTATGCTTGGGCAAGTCTACTTATGCGCGTTGTGGCATCATTGTTAACGTGACTCCGCTTGAGCCAGAGTGGGAAGGACACGTCACTTTAGAGTTTTCAAATACTACCAATCTTCCTGCGCGTATTTATGCAGGTGAAGGTGTAGCGCAGATGCTGTTTTTTGAATCTGATGAAGTCTGTGAAACCTCATATAAAGATCGTGGTGGTAAATATCAAGGTCAGACAGGCGTTACTTTGCCGAAGACCTAA
- a CDS encoding LysE family translocator — protein MISWFFIGLVATILLTPGPTNTLLASSGIQVGFKKTFRLIPAEAFGYLIAISLWGILIGKISVHLPLLPTILKLFSAGYILFLAVKLWRTAEISENLENVSIRARELFLATLLNPKALLFASAIFPVIVWKSGQHYVTHMLVFLLLLIPIAFFWTFLGSILARKNSRWLNQKNLQKTASLVLMSFSIPLSYSALLSL, from the coding sequence ATGATTTCATGGTTTTTTATTGGTTTAGTGGCAACCATTCTTTTAACACCAGGCCCAACCAATACCTTATTGGCATCTTCAGGCATTCAAGTCGGATTTAAAAAAACATTTCGTTTAATTCCTGCGGAAGCCTTTGGTTATCTGATTGCCATTAGCTTATGGGGCATTCTGATCGGAAAAATTTCCGTTCATCTTCCGCTTTTACCGACCATTCTCAAACTTTTTAGTGCTGGCTATATTCTATTTCTCGCTGTGAAATTATGGCGGACTGCAGAAATAAGCGAAAATCTTGAAAATGTCTCGATTCGCGCACGAGAATTATTTTTGGCAACCTTGCTTAATCCTAAAGCACTTTTATTTGCCTCAGCGATCTTTCCTGTCATTGTCTGGAAAAGCGGCCAACATTATGTGACTCATATGCTGGTTTTCTTGCTTCTGTTGATCCCGATTGCATTCTTCTGGACTTTTCTGGGTTCAATCCTGGCCAGAAAAAACAGTCGCTGGCTCAATCAGAAAAACCTGCAGAAAACGGCTTCGCTGGTATTAATGAGCTTTTCTATTCCTTTAAGCTATTCTGCACTTTTAAGTTTATAA
- the apbC gene encoding iron-sulfur cluster carrier protein ApbC has protein sequence MSWLSSLKSVFSPSKEVNEEAVQNVLQNYILPNSSNALKDRITQVNVQGEILQITLNTYPEEKAQLQQIHDELAEALQKCGIQELNMHVIQQKTGHKKEGGCGHNHAEGENCSSEPKAEAKPNLPPVVDASAQPAKTEEADPNNPPIQKAAPQQRDVPKHPRIQNVILVSSGKGGVGKSTTTVNLALALQKLGLRVGVLDADIYGPSIPTMLGNAGKTPMIEAEQFVPIEAYGMAVLSIGHLTGDHNTPVAWRGPKATGALMQLFNQTLWPDLDVLMIDMPPGTGDIQLTLAQRIPVTGAVIVTTPQNVALLDATKGIELFNRVQIPIMGVIENMSTHICSNCGFEEQIFGTGGGDKLSEQYQVPLLGRLPLDAKIRENADAGTPSVIAGDAAAESYMLIAEKIAAQLPKAEKDHSRIF, from the coding sequence ATGTCTTGGCTTTCTTCGCTTAAATCGGTTTTTTCGCCTTCCAAGGAGGTGAACGAAGAAGCTGTGCAAAACGTACTGCAAAACTATATCTTGCCAAATTCCAGCAATGCCTTGAAAGATCGTATTACGCAGGTCAATGTACAGGGTGAGATTCTGCAAATCACTTTGAATACCTATCCAGAAGAAAAAGCGCAGCTGCAACAGATTCATGATGAACTGGCGGAAGCTTTGCAAAAATGTGGTATTCAAGAACTGAATATGCATGTGATTCAGCAGAAAACTGGACATAAGAAAGAAGGGGGTTGCGGGCATAACCATGCTGAAGGTGAAAACTGTTCAAGCGAGCCTAAAGCGGAAGCAAAACCCAATCTTCCCCCTGTGGTTGATGCGTCGGCACAGCCTGCAAAAACAGAAGAAGCTGATCCAAATAATCCACCTATTCAAAAAGCTGCGCCGCAACAGCGTGATGTTCCAAAACACCCAAGGATTCAAAATGTGATTCTGGTGTCATCTGGTAAAGGTGGCGTAGGTAAATCGACCACGACTGTAAATCTGGCTTTGGCTCTACAGAAATTAGGCCTGCGCGTAGGCGTACTAGATGCCGATATTTACGGCCCAAGTATTCCGACTATGCTCGGCAATGCCGGCAAAACGCCAATGATCGAAGCAGAGCAGTTTGTCCCTATCGAAGCCTATGGGATGGCGGTATTATCAATTGGCCATTTAACTGGAGATCACAATACTCCAGTCGCCTGGCGTGGTCCAAAAGCCACGGGTGCATTAATGCAGTTATTCAATCAGACCCTATGGCCAGACCTTGATGTGCTGATGATTGATATGCCACCTGGCACAGGTGATATCCAGTTAACTCTCGCGCAGCGTATTCCGGTAACGGGCGCAGTAATTGTGACAACGCCACAAAACGTGGCCTTGCTGGATGCGACCAAAGGCATTGAATTGTTTAACCGCGTGCAGATTCCGATCATGGGCGTGATTGAAAACATGTCGACCCATATCTGCTCAAATTGTGGTTTTGAGGAACAGATTTTTGGTACAGGCGGTGGCGATAAACTGTCTGAGCAATATCAAGTCCCATTATTGGGTCGTTTACCTTTGGATGCTAAAATTCGTGAAAATGCCGATGCTGGAACGCCGTCAGTGATCGCGGGAGATGCTGCTGCAGAAAGCTATATGCTGATTGCAGAGAAAATTGCAGCGCAGTTACCTAAAGCAGAGAAAGACCATAGTCGAATTTTTTAA